Part of the Leptodactylus fuscus isolate aLepFus1 chromosome 6, aLepFus1.hap2, whole genome shotgun sequence genome, CATGAAATAGACCAAGAGAGAGCGCCGGATACCACGAGGAGGCCGAAAAGGCAACAGTCTGACTAAATACCACAGTGAAAGGTCTAGAAAGCTAAAAGTGAAATCTATTTTTATGCTAACCCCGTACTTCTGACAATGAAGCAGTTGTCTATAGGTCTGACCCCCCGGTAAGTGTTGTATCGCTTCCTTATAGTATGCTGGAGGAATATAGTCAGATGCAGCGTCCTGTGAGGGGAAGGAGTTAATTTTCCCTGGCACCTCTCACTTTTGCCCTTTTGCTATTTGAGAAGGGCAGCGTGCCAGCCTGTAGAGCGGCAGCACTCAGCATGTTTTATATTTAGTCGCTGCATTTCATGTGTTGTTTTTCCTCCAGCTTGCAAGAGAGGTCGCAGAAGAAGATAGTGAGCAGGTAGTACAGTCTGCAAGGAATGAATGAATGGAGGGATGAGCCCTGAGTGAGCGGGCctgctatatagggttatatcCTGCGGCTAGACTGGTATTTGCCTTTCTTTTGCTATGTCGAACGGCCGCGTCCTATGAACCTAGAACTACTCTTTCTGGATTATTGCAGTGTTGTAGCTGTAACCTGACATGTCCGCACACAGTGAGGGTCATAGTTATTCGCTGCCCGTCTGGTCGGTCCTGTCCATGTGAACCTTGTGAGCGGTCAAAGATCAAACCTTGTAAATTTTGTTTTGCAGCTTCCTCACCCAACTACATAAGATACGTCGCCCCTAAGAATAAAAACACCTTCTGGAATTTGTCCTTTCCCAGCTCATTCACTTTCAGCTTTTACAACGCGGTTTACTCTTATGTTAGATAAACAAGGTAATGAATTATATTGTATCCAGGAGGGGAACACTATTGTCTACTGTGCTTTTACATTGgcgcttccaaaaattatccagTGACAGTTCCATCTGACAATTAAGGCCCTGGTACATTGGATCTTTTTTATTAATTTGCTTTCATTTTTTTGGGAAAGACGGGAGTGGCCTGACTATCCTCTAAAAAGATAAGTTGCTGCCCGAGGTGTCCCTGTTCTGTCTTGAGAGCACATGCACCCTTGGCCGCACCGTGCATTCATGTGCATGATACAGTCAGGTGGAATAGCAAAGACTGACTACTACCTAAAGCGTTTGCCTAGCTGTAGATAAGTCACCTCTGTCTGCTGAGACGTTATCCTTGAGGCATGGAGGATGTTTTTGCCCTCTGCCCTGGAACAGCTTTCTTAGAACTTGTGTTACACACCCGCAGCACTTGTTGCCATTATACGATTGTTACTTCTCCTTGGTCACTGTGCACGTTTCAGTAAATGATCTCCTTCCATCCTGTCCCTGCAGGGTAAACTTTTGTTGACACCTCTGGGTTAATCATTGGCCCAGTCCAGATATAACAGCCTACCTGGAAGAGGACAGCCAAGAAACTCACAGCTCAGCAGAACAGAAAGATTGGCAGCAGCTTTCCCCTCCTCCGACTGACTGTCTCCATTTACCACCCCCGTGGGGGTCAGACCGTGGCTCGTCTCCTCACTAGGAATCCATTTGGCATATGTGAACTGAGCTGATCTATATATATAGAGTTCTGCTCGGACTGTGCTTGCTCTGCCATCTTTAAATGAAGCACTGGTTTTAAGTCTGTAAGATCGCCCTTTGGACATAAGACAAGATGGGAGCTCAGGGGCAGGGGTATGGCTACTACCGGACGCTCATCTTCGGGGCCATGTTTGTGGGCTATACCCTGTATTACTTCAATCGCAAGACCTTCTCTTTTGTCATGCCATCTGTCATGCAGGAAATAAAGCTGGACAAGGATGATTTGGGTAAGTGGCGTTTACTGTCTGCCTCCATACCTTACAATATGCATAGACGTGTGAACTGTCTATAGGTGACTGACCACGTATATGCTGAGTATGAAGGATTACCAGCAAACTACAGCGATCTTCTAATCTCTATTCTGTGAATTCACAATGAAGGAGATGCGTGATCATTTGCTGATCGCTACTTCCTCCATGCCAGGGTCAGTAAATTGAACAATatgtgctgggacatgtagtccctatcactgatggcgacaggTAGAAAACATTTGTATAACCCTGTATTTTTATTGCAAATACTTGAGGAGAGCTATTGAATAAGGCAGACATGTTTTACACCATAAAAGTGTTGCTTCTTTAGTAAAAACTTGATTCTTCATGAGATAACAATTCTTAGTGGATATATTCTCATGACTGTGTGTtgggctgttcctctgttattctgctgggaaaatatataagtaaattgacaactgggtgttaccacttttcttgtcaaaggggtgtgtctctACAGTCTGGCACTGTCAGAacctggtaacacccagttgtcacatTAAAcacacatttctaggaggaacaatAGAGGATCGGCACACTACAGAGTTGCTCTAGAGTTGTTATATCATGGGGAATCCAGGATTTACTAAACCAGAGATGAGAGGCGACGGATCACATTAAAGGGATTACtaaagtttgatttttttttctgactacctcgtcggaatagccttaataaaggctattcttctcctacctttagatgtcttctccgcgccgccgttcgttagaaatcccagttttcgctggtatgcaaatgaattctctcgcagaactgggggtggtcctcagcgctcaaacagcactgggggcgtccccaatgctgcgagacaactctccagtgccacctctatcttcgtctggaacggcctcttttcgcgtcttcttccggcgctgggttcaaactgcgcatgcccaccggccacaagaaaatgggtgtttacacttactgtgtaagtggccattttcttgtggccggcgggcatgcgcagtcggctttgcccgaggcccaaagcctagaagattgaacccagctctagaagaagacgcaaagagaggccattccagacaaagatggagacggcgctggagagttctctcgcagcattggggacgcccccagtgctgcgtgagaacttatttgcataccgacacaAAAAAGGAATTTCtatcgaacggcggcgcggagaagacatctaaaggcaggagaagaatagcctttcttaaggctattctgacatggtaggcagaaaaaatacaattttaatgatagaatccctttaagattgcaCATGAGGGATATATAAATCTTACTGTCATGTTAGTAAAACAATAGAAATCCTGTTGAGCAGGACGTGTCTGTTTATTCTCAGGTAAATACCTATTTGACTAAAACACTTCACCTGCTTGAACCTCCATCGACTTGAGTATCAGGCTGCATATGGCAGTAATACCTTCTAGGCCAGCATATGCTCCTCATGTCATTCAGTGACATtgtgcagctccattcatctcggAGAGGATCACGTCTGAACAACTCTTACACACGTCCACAAAATCACAGATATATAACAAAGACATGCATGAATAAATCAGCCGTacactgaaggggttaatgctcacAGATCCAATGAGTACAGTATGGATAATGGTCACAGTGACAATACAGTGCAGTCAGCATTTATAGAAAATGAGTTGCTATTGATATATAGAAGGAAAAgattctatagaaatgaataaaatacaagttattctATTTTATTCATTGATATCCATGTTCTTTCTATGGTAGGAGTCCATTGGGCAGTCAtattagtgattgacagcctttcctgtatacatttacatacagaaatagCTGGCAGTCAGCTtgcaggaccgcccactggactcctaagcccatgttcaggttccttttaaagggatcctatcattggatacccttttttactccctaacacgtaggaatagccttaagaaagtctattctcctacctttagatgtcttctccgcaccaccgttcggtagaaatcctggttttcgtcagtatgcaaatgagttctctcgcagcactgggggcgtccccaatgctgtgagagaactctccagagccgcctccatcttcttctggaacgccctctccctgtgtcttcttccgttctgggtttcaatcttctaggcctcagacagAGCCAATGCGCATTCccctggccacaaaaaaatggccacttacacagtaagctggtataagcggccattttcttgtggtcacttacacagtaagctggtgtaagcggccattttcttgtggccggggcatgcacaatcggctctgtctgaggcctagaagattgaaacccaggacggaagaagacacagggagacggtgttccagaagaagatggaggcggctctggagatttctctcgcagcattggcaacgcccccagtgctgcaagagaactcatttgcatactgaagaaaactgggatttctaccgaatggtgacgcggagaagacatctaaagatagaagaagaatagactttcttaaggctattcctacgtgttagttagaaaaaaagggattctaatgataggatccctttaatacatagCATGTTGTAATAAAGGGCTGCTATAAGGGCAGATTCGGTCAGCTGTGTGTGGTATGtctaacactgggttcacacctgtattgGGTGTCAAATCCGTCAGAAATTGGTggacgaaaaagtcctgcaagcctgacTCTTGTCCAACAATTCCATTTAAAAATAACAGACATACACATGACGGACCACCAGGGAATGAATGGGACCCTCAGGTGGTCTGTCTTTCTGTTCTGGTCCAGTCCAGATGTGACCCTAGCCCCATATGGTCCATGTGACCTCTACATCCCTGTAATGACCACTGCTTGGGTGACAGAAGCTTCCTGTATCATAGTGGTCCATGATGCTATGGCTGTAGTGTCCCGGATGAATATCATGTGTCAGTACAATGCAGTGATTTCAGTTCACTCGGCCTAGGAAATGCGTCGGGATAACTGCACCAGATGTGGCTGTCTGAATTCACCCCTACGACGGCCAAACAGTTTAGTTATTAACACCTACAATCTCCAAGGTATCCAGGAACTAACTAAGGACGTACGTCAGCCTGACAACTACAAAATCccttgtagtaaaaaaaaaagtaaacacaATAATACTAAATAAATACTGAATAAATATCCACTTTATTACAATAGATGTATTGCTCAGCAGCCGCTCCTTTCATTCCCTACATACACGTCCACACCTTAGGTGAGAGTTTCTGCGGCCAGCTCCTGACTTAGCTAAATTTTTTATGACATTTTACAACCTTTCCCGTCTGTTTGTGTCACTTTTAAACCAACACCAGGAGGCTTTAGCTGGAAATCGCCCCATACGGATCACTACGGCTACTTGTTCATGTCACGGATAGTGTTTGTTATATAGTAAGTTGGTTGTAGAAGACGTATTGATTGTGGACAGCAGGGGGCACCATAACAAATATAGACTGGGTTGTACAAGGCTTTGTGTTTCGATATCCATACTTAGAGTGCTCATACTTATTGGTCTTCTTATATACAAGTTCTATTCTGAAGCCAATGTAACGTGTATAAGGAATAATAAATGTATTAACCAGCAATGTGTTATCCGCAGGCCTTATCACCAGCAGCCAGTCCGCAGCCTATGCTATAAGTAAGTTCATCAGCGGGGTCCTGTCTGATCAGATGAGCGCTCGCTGGCTTTTTTCATCGGGTCTCTGTTTAGTGGGTTTGGCCAATGTCGTGTTTTCCTGGAGTTCCAGCATCTCCGTCTTTGCCATCCTCTGGTTTTTTAATGGTCTCGCCCAAGGACTTGGCTGGCCACCCTGCGGGAAGGTTCTTCGTAAGGTAAGTGCACTGAGTTCTATAGAAATATTGGCACGCCATTCACGTATCATTAAGAGTATGAACAACATTCAATACCCAACGACAGGAGCTACAGGAAAGTAAAGTAACCAATGTCTTAAAGGCTGTGGAGATCTGTGACAAGAAAGTATCTTTTTACATATTCCAGTTtattaccttaaagggattctaccattaaaaaacttttttttctaggtaacacgtcggaatagcctttagaaaggctattcgtttcctacctttggaagtgatctccgccgcgccgttcgttcgaaatactggtttgtaccagtatgctaattagttctctcgcagcgatgggggcgtccccattgctgctcgaaaaccgactccagcgctgcctctgtcttcttctgcatcctgcccttccttctttggctggacgtcggacgcctgcgcagtacgctctgttcgttgaacttgcggtgtcggcactatggccgcgggcatgcgcagtacgttcgacgaagttcgccgaacagagcgtactgcgcaggcgtccgacgtccagCCGAAGAAGGGAGGATGcacaagaagacagaggcggcgctggagtcggttttcgagcagcaatggggacgcccccatcgctgcgagagaactaattagcataccagtacaaactggtatttcgaacaaacggcgcggcggaaatcacttccaaaggtaggagacgaatagtctttctaaaggctattccaacgtgttacctagaaaaaaaagttttttaatggtagaatccctttaagttgaaaAAAGTTGCATTAAAGGGAGGTTTAATTTTACTTCCTTCCTTCGGGAATCTTCAAGCTGGACCTGGTGGTTTCTGGcttgtcacatgatcagaaccagcacccgtCCTCTGGGACAgtcattctcctcctcctccttactccTCTCCCTTGTTCACAGGTCAGTACGTGTGCTTTTGGGGCTGGCAGATTATAGTAATACCCTAACTACTTGTGAAGGCTGGAGAGGAGGACGAAAGTAGAGCAACTCGGAGGCCGGGTGCTGGTGCCAATCTTATGACTTGGggtgataatactagtctatggacgagcactgtgagcagagggagggggcgttcctccccgctcacactgtacagcgctataggcgctgctgtggagaaggacgtacctgactgactgtcaggaacgcccttctgactgtgaatagctacggtaccgggaccgatagctcttcactggggcacagatcgggaaaaccgaccgtgcgctgaatttagggcactgtcggctttccagcagtatatagaactgcctgtgcccaaatcctctttaaagggcttgtgctgttatggacacttatttcctatccacaggacattgTCCGATCACTGGGGTCCTAAATAACGGGTCCTCCAGTGATCTTGAGAACGGGGAATTGAGAGTCTCCCTAAGGCCTGCTTGTGAGCAGCCTTCAgtgagcagtaaaaaaaaatcagtagccTTTAAGGTACAATCTAAACTCTCTCTGATCCTAAATTCTTATTAGCTAGAAATGAACAATTCAGTGAAAATATTTGAGTGTATTTCCTATTATGGAGCCGTCTGGAAGACAAAGGACAATGAAAGTGAGTTGAGGCAAGAATTTACTGAAGCGGGTCATGGACATAAGCTAGAAGCTCCTACTACCATAGCAGGTATTAGGGAGAAGGACTGGCTATGCTGAGTAGTAACATGTCTGACACGTGGCCCTGCTGGCAGTCGCTTGTCTCTTGGTGAAACAAAGCGGAATAGTCAGCAGCTACTTGTACATGTTTGTGGGggagtaatgagaaatagctttTGTTTGGCCCACAGCTATTGTATCTCGTGTATGGCGGCAGTAGGAATCTCCAGTCACACTTCAGTATTTCAGTAACATTATTTATCTGTCCTTGAAGTCTCCCCACCACTTTGTATTTTAGGTATAGGTGGGGGTTACAAGGCGCAGACCCCCATCAATGACATTCTCCATAACCCTTCACATTCAGTGTCTCTTAGACTAAGTGTGTAATGTTGCTTAGAGGATACAAGAGGTCTACAAAGGTATATTGTAATGGAAGTGGCTGTGCAGGTTTTTCAGGGTTTGTAATATCTGAAGTAAATTAggaagctttaaaggggttttctggggcttTTAAATTGAAGACTTCTCCTTTATaggggacccctgcagatcagccgcttcacaggccatgtgatgtgtgTTCACCAGTCACAAGGCCTGAGCCAagcatatccattgcacaaagcACGGCGCTGTGCATGGCAAAGTACTGAATAGAGCGCTCACACTAATGctatggtctcttcaaacagctgatggcGGTGcggcctgggtgtcagaccatggactattttattgatgacctgttccAAGGAGatgtcatcaattatttagcctggaaatcccctttaagctgTCTTATAGATGCTGAAATAGATTATTGTACACACCTCTTCCCATTTGTCAATCATCTTTACCCTTCTTATTTCAGTGGTTTGAGCCTTCACAGTTTGGCACATGGTGGGCAGTGCTGTCCTGTAGTATGAACCTTGCCGGAAGTTTGGGCCCTATTATCGCTACTCTAGTAGCAGCGAGTTACAGCTGGCGCAGTACCATGTCCTTCTCCGGTCTCATCTGCGTCGGGGTTTCAGTCCTTTGCCTTATACTCATCAAGAATGAGCCATCTGACGTGGGGCTTAAGAACATCGAACCGGGACCAAAGAAAGGGAAGAAAGGTGAATGATTCTTATTTTGTATCCCAAGTGTTTATAACCTACCGAGAACTTACATGAATGACATGTTGGGCCACTTAAAGAAGTTATCAGGCCTTATCCTTTGTGattggtcatcaattgaagattggcAGGAGCCCGACCTCCGGAAaacctgcagatcagctttttaaATCGGCACAGCACCCGTGAGCTTTGCTGTACAGCCCATGCtgcgttcatcagtcacatgacctgttcgtggctcagtcccattcaagggaaAGGAGCTGAGTTGCGATACCAAAAACAGTCACTGTGAAATATGGGGTGTTGTGCCGTAATGGCCCCTCATGCCAGTGTGTACATACGTAAATGATATATGTATAAGAATAATAAAGCACATAGGAACATTAACACACAATCTGCCCTGTACTCCATGTAAGGAGGACCTTGTAGTATAACCTCCGCTTCTCTTTTCCACCAGGTTCCCAGTCTACAGATGAGACTACTCTCAAAGAGTTCCTGCTTTCTCCTTACCTGTGGTTGTTGTGTGCCGGTTACCTGGTGGTATTTGGGGTGAAGACGTGCTGTACAGATTGGGGACAGCTTTTCTTGATTCAGGACAAAGGGCAGTCTGCGTTGATAGGTAAGTGATAGACGTACTGTATATGTCATTGGTgtattttttactttataaagTGCATCTGATGATAAGACACATGTAGGttgtagaggaggaaaataggaaaataatCTTTTGAATCAATGCCTGGACtacctctttaagaataatgtcccatagtggcctcctacACAgtgtgatgtcccatagtggcccctccacacagtataatgtcccatagtagcctcctacacagtataatgtcccatagtggcctcctacacagtataatgtctcatagtggcctcctacacagtataatgtcccatagtggcctcctacacagtataatgtcccatagtagcctcctacacagtataatgtcccatagtggcctcctacacagtataatgtcccatagtggcctccgacacagtataatgtcccatagtggcctccgacacagtataatgtcccatagtggcctcctacacagtacaatgtcccatagtagcctcctacacagtataatgtcccatagtggcctcctacacagtataatgtctcatagtggcctcctacacagtataatgtcccatagtggcctcctacacagtataatgtcccatagtggcctcctacacagtataatgtcccatagtggcctcctacacagtacaatgtcccatagtagcctcctacacagtataatgtctcatagtggcctcctacacagtataatgtcccatagtggcctcctacacagtacaatgtcccatagtggcctcctacacagtataatgtctcatagtggcctcctacacagtataatgtcccatagtggcctccgacacagtataatgtcccatagcagcccctccacacagtataatgtcccatagtggcctcctacacagtataatgtcccataatggcctcctacacagtataatgtcccatagtagcctcctacacagtataatgtcccatagtggcctcctacacagtataatgtcccatagtggcctcctacacagtataatgtcccatagtggcctcctacacagtataatgtcccatagtggcctcctacacagtataatgtcccatagcagcccctccacacagtataatgtcccatagtggcctcctacacagtataatgtcccatagtggcctccgacacagtataatgtcccatagtggtctcctacacagtataatgtcccgtagtggcctcctacacagtacaatgtcccatagtagcctcctacacagtacaatgtcccatagtagcctcctacacagtataatgtcccatagtggtctcctacacagtataatgtcccgtagtggcctcctacacagtacaatgtcccatagtagcctcctacacagtataatgtcccatagtggtctcctacgcagtataatgtcccgtagtggcctccgacacagtataatgtcccatagtggcctccgacacagtataatgtcccatagtggcctcctacacagtataatgtcccatagtggcccctccacacagtacaattctcCATTGTGACATCtccacatactataatgccctTTAGCAGCCTATACAATTtggaaagacccccaagtataatgatcggaagaaTCAGCAGACACGTCCGTGTCATGACAGCGATCTAACCCACGTGATATTACACCAGCGTCATTTTCAGTTTGATCGCTAAAGCCatattacaggcctcagcagggtCTGTCCACTTCTTAGGACCGGTAAATAATATCTAATGAGTGGAGGTCCAATAACTGGGACCTCCGCAGATCACCTGCTCACAGTGACAGTAGTGCCCAGGTGAGCGCACATTGACTTCACAGGCTGGAGATATCACATAGATTTGTCACATGCCCTCTTTGcagctcagtcttattcaagtgaatggggctgagctgcagtactaaacacagccactgtacgatgtacggcactgtgcttggtgaGCAATAAAGTGACagatggtggtcacacatgctcagtagcc contains:
- the SLC37A4 gene encoding glucose-6-phosphate exchanger SLC37A4 isoform X2, whose product is MGAQGQGYGYYRTLIFGAMFVGYTLYYFNRKTFSFVMPSVMQEIKLDKDDLGLITSSQSAAYAISKFISGVLSDQMSARWLFSSGLCLVGLANVVFSWSSSISVFAILWFFNGLAQGLGWPPCGKVLRKWFEPSQFGTWWAVLSCSMNLAGSLGPIIATLVAASYSWRSTMSFSGLICVGVSVLCLILIKNEPSDVGLKNIEPGPKKGKKGSQSTDETTLKEFLLSPYLWLLCAGYLVVFGVKTCCTDWGQLFLIQDKGQSALIGSSYMSALEVGGLIGSIAAGLLSDRAVAKAGLKNYGNPRHGLLLSMMAGMVVSLFLFRVTVTPGSSKVWILILGAIFGFSSYGPIALFGVIANESAPSNFCGTSHAIVALSANIGGFLAGLPFSTVAKHYGWDTAFWAAEVTCLAVTIIFFLLRNIKTKMGRLPKKSD
- the SLC37A4 gene encoding glucose-6-phosphate exchanger SLC37A4 isoform X1, with the translated sequence MGAQGQGYGYYRTLIFGAMFVGYTLYYFNRKTFSFVMPSVMQEIKLDKDDLGLITSSQSAAYAISKFISGVLSDQMSARWLFSSGLCLVGLANVVFSWSSSISVFAILWFFNGLAQGLGWPPCGKVLRKWFEPSQFGTWWAVLSCSMNLAGSLGPIIATLVAASYSWRSTMSFSGLICVGVSVLCLILIKNEPSDVGLKNIEPGPKKGKKGSQSTDETTLKEFLLSPYLWLLCAGYLVVFGVKTCCTDWGQLFLIQDKGQSALIGSSYMSALEVGGLIGSIAAGLLSDRAVAKAGLKNYGNPRHGLLLSMMAGMVVSLFLFRVTVTPGSSKVDGILSLALQPLAEMSNLTEQEVWILILGAIFGFSSYGPIALFGVIANESAPSNFCGTSHAIVALSANIGGFLAGLPFSTVAKHYGWDTAFWAAEVTCLAVTIIFFLLRNIKTKMGRLPKKSD